Within the Candidatus Zixiibacteriota bacterium genome, the region TTCATGATTCTGCTGGCCAATTCCACCTTCACCAAGCGCAAACTCGAATCACTTCGCTATTTCACCCAGGCGGGCGGCGCCATGGCGCCGGAGATTGTAAAGCGGCTGATGGACGCTTTCGGGCACAAAGAAATTTTCATCATGTACGGCCAGACTGAAGCCGCTCCACGAGTGTCGTATCTTCCTCCCGAGAGGCTTAAAGAAAAACTGGGGTCTATCGGCATCCCCGTCCCCGGCGTGCGGATGGCGGTGGTAGATGATGACGGCAACGAACTGCCGGTTGGCGAAGTTGGCGAAATCATGGTCACCGGCCCAAACGTCATGCTCGGCTACTGGAATCAAACGGATGAGGAGAACGATGTTCTCCGCGACGGTCGCCTGTTCACAGGGGATCTGGCACGAATGGACAAAGACGGATATTTCTACGTGGTTGGTCGCAAGAAGGAAATCATCAAGACCGGCGGCAACAGGGTAAGCGTTAAGGAAGTCGAAGAATGTATCCTCGAGTGCGAAAAAGTGCTCGAGGTAGCCGTATTCGGTGTCCCGGACCCTATTCTGGGTGAGGCTATAAAGGCAGTCATCGTCTTAAACAACGGACAACAAGCCGAGAGTAAAGAGATATCCGATCACTGTCGAATCAGGCTGGCCAGCCATAAGGTTCCGAAATTGATCGAGTTTGCCGGTTCTCTTCCGAAGCAGAAATCCGGAAAGATAGATAAGATGAAACTCAAGAGCGCAAAATAGAAGAGTTACGAATATAGAAAGGAAGTCACATGAAGCCGATACGCGACCTTCTCAAAATAGACCCCAGGCTCGAAAGCGCCACCGTCGTGGATTTCATGGCAGCACAATTAAAGGGAACACCCAAGAGAGATGGAATTATTGTGGGCGTCAGCGGGGGTATCGATTCGGCCGTGGTTGCCTCGCTGGCTGTTGAGGCCATCGGCAGGGACAAAGTATATGGCCTGATACTGCCCGAAAAAGAGTCCAACCCGATTTCGGCCCAATACGCCCGCAAGATCATCGACAAACTTGGCATAAAGCACCACACGGTTGATCTGACCGAGGCAGTGGGCAGTTTCGCCGCTTACAAAACGCGCGATGATGTTATCAAGAGCATTTTCCCCGAATACAATGAAAGCTACAAATTCAACATCTATCTGCCGCAAAATCTTCTAAATGTCGACCGTTACAATTTCTACACCCTGCGCATCGATGACGGCAAGGGCAATCACAAGGAGAAAAGGCTGACCAAACAGCAGTTTCTGGCCATCACCTCGGCGGCCAACGTCAAAATCCGCTCGCGCATGATAGCGCTTTATTTCTGGGGCGAGCAAATGAACTATCTGGTCGCGGGCACAACCAACAAGACCGAGTTCCTGTTGGGTGATTTCTGCAAGTTCGGCGATGGCGGCACGGACGTGGAAGCTATATCGCATCTGTACAAGTTGCAGGTGTATCAGCTCGGCGAGTATTTCGGCGTCCCCAAAGAGATAATCGACAGAACGCCAAGCCCGGATACATTCAGCCTGCCGGTTTCCGATCAGGATTTCTATTTCTGTTTGCCTTTTGACGTTCTCGACCCGCTTCTGTACGCGTGGGAGTATAAGGTCGACATCAACCAAGTATCGAAAGAACTGGGCCTTACTCCCGATCAGATTAAGCGTGCTTATCGTGATTTCGAGTCCAAGCACACTTCCACCGAGCACATTCGCCAGTTGCCTTACGCCATCGAACGCGATTGGCCGGCCTACCTATCGAAATAAGCACGCTATTGGCGGCGACACAGCCTTCTAGGCGGCCCTCGAGGCCGCCTTTTTTGTCACAAGTTCCTACCCCATCCAAACCTCCTCCATAGTACTTGACAGGGCCGTCTCCGGCCGCCAAATTGGGTGAAATTGTCTTAAGGGAGATTATGCCGGAGTCGATTTTAGTTACGGGGGGATGCGGCTTTATCGGGTCGCACCTTGTCGATGCCCTGCTGGCCCAGGGGAAACGTGTCACCGTCATCGATAATTTCAACGACTTTTATGAACCATCTATCAAGCGCCGCAACTGCCGGCCGCACCTGGAATTTGACACATACCGGTTGGTAGAGGCCGACATCAGGGATTCTGAGGCAGTTTCCCGATGCTTTGCCGACGGGCAGTTCAGCGAGGTGATCCACCTCGCGGCCATGGCCGGGGTGAGACCATCGATCAAAAATCCGGTGCTCTACCAGCAGGTCAACCTGATAGGCACGATGAATCTGCTCGAGGCGTGCCGGCATCATTCGGTAAAAAAGTTCATATTTGCTTCGTCATCGTCGGTCTACGGCAACAACAAGAAGGTCCCGTTCTCGGAGAGCGATCCGGTCGATAACCCCATCTCGCCTTATGCGTCAACCAAAAAGGCCGGTGAGCTGATGGCGTACACTTATCATCACCTCTACGGCATCAGGACCGCCTGTCTTAGGTTTTTCACGGTTTATGGCCCGCGGCAGCGCCCGGAAATGGCCATCCACCTTTTCACTCGGAAAATACACAACGGCGAGGAAATCGAGCAGTTTGGCGACGGCGTCTCGCAGCGGGACTACACCTTTGTGGAAGACATCGTCGGCGGCATCCTCAGCTGCCGACAGGCGGACTTCGGCTATGAGATAATAAATCTGGGACGTTCCGATACGATTGAGCTTCGAGAACTGATTTCGAAAATAGAAAAACTACTGAAAAAGACAGCAAAAATAAGAAAAATGCCTCATCAGCCGGGTGATGTTCAGCGCACATTCGCGGATATCTCCAAGGCTCAGCGCCTTTTGGCATACCAGCCAGAGGTGTCGATAGATGAAGGTCTGGAGAGATTCATAAACTGGTATCTGCGGCAGCAAGGGAATAAAACATGAATATATGCGTTGTTGGAACGGGTTATGTAGGTCTGGTGGCCGGTGCTTGCATGTCGGACTTCGGAATGCACGTCATATGTGTCGATCGCGACGAATCCAAAATCAAAATGCTCAAGAATGGCAAAATGCCCATCTATGAGATAGGCCTCAGTGATCTTGTGCAGCGCAATGTCAAGCTCGGCCGTCTGGTGTTCTCCAGCGACCTCGAAAAGGCTGTGGACCGCTCCCTGGTCGTCTTTGTGGGAGTGGGGACCCCGGAAAACGACGATGGCAGCGCCAATCTTACGCAGGTGCGCGAAGTCGTGAGAACGGTGGCCCGAACCATGAACGATTACAAAGTCATTGTCATCAAAAGCACCGTACCGGTAGGCACCGCCCGCGAGCTAAAGAAACTGATACGGGATAATCTTACCCGTGAGGTGGAGTTCGATATAGTCTCAAACCCGGAATTCCTGCGTGAGGGAGCCGCCGTGAATGACTTTCTCAGACCGGATCGAGTGGTAATCGGCGCCGACTCCGAAAGAGCGATGGCTATCATAAGAGACATCTATCGTCCTCTGTATCTTCTTGAAACCCCGATCGTAGGCACCACCAACGAAACCGCGGAGATGATTAAGTACGCCTCCAATACCATGCTGGCGCTCAAAATCTCCTTCATCAACGAAATTGCCAATATTTGC harbors:
- the nadE gene encoding NAD(+) synthase, with protein sequence MKPIRDLLKIDPRLESATVVDFMAAQLKGTPKRDGIIVGVSGGIDSAVVASLAVEAIGRDKVYGLILPEKESNPISAQYARKIIDKLGIKHHTVDLTEAVGSFAAYKTRDDVIKSIFPEYNESYKFNIYLPQNLLNVDRYNFYTLRIDDGKGNHKEKRLTKQQFLAITSAANVKIRSRMIALYFWGEQMNYLVAGTTNKTEFLLGDFCKFGDGGTDVEAISHLYKLQVYQLGEYFGVPKEIIDRTPSPDTFSLPVSDQDFYFCLPFDVLDPLLYAWEYKVDINQVSKELGLTPDQIKRAYRDFESKHTSTEHIRQLPYAIERDWPAYLSK
- a CDS encoding GDP-mannose 4,6-dehydratase, whose product is MPESILVTGGCGFIGSHLVDALLAQGKRVTVIDNFNDFYEPSIKRRNCRPHLEFDTYRLVEADIRDSEAVSRCFADGQFSEVIHLAAMAGVRPSIKNPVLYQQVNLIGTMNLLEACRHHSVKKFIFASSSSVYGNNKKVPFSESDPVDNPISPYASTKKAGELMAYTYHHLYGIRTACLRFFTVYGPRQRPEMAIHLFTRKIHNGEEIEQFGDGVSQRDYTFVEDIVGGILSCRQADFGYEIINLGRSDTIELRELISKIEKLLKKTAKIRKMPHQPGDVQRTFADISKAQRLLAYQPEVSIDEGLERFINWYLRQQGNKT
- a CDS encoding UDP-glucose/GDP-mannose dehydrogenase family protein, with protein sequence MNICVVGTGYVGLVAGACMSDFGMHVICVDRDESKIKMLKNGKMPIYEIGLSDLVQRNVKLGRLVFSSDLEKAVDRSLVVFVGVGTPENDDGSANLTQVREVVRTVARTMNDYKVIVIKSTVPVGTARELKKLIRDNLTREVEFDIVSNPEFLREGAAVNDFLRPDRVVIGADSERAMAIIRDIYRPLYLLETPIVGTTNETAEMIKYASNTMLALKISFINEIANICDRVGADVYKVATGVGMDKRIGPKFLHPGPGFGGSCFPKDIRSLVNTAESVGYDFQLGKSVLRVNERQKELIVEKSRKLLDGLKDKTICLLGLAFKPGTDDVRESPPLHIARKLLAEGARVQAYDPAAMDEAKKELAELTYCDDYLTAAKEADLIIIATEWHEFRDLDFDALKKNLRGLNIFDTRNIYSPQDVRKRGFTYICTGRQ